In Manis pentadactyla isolate mManPen7 chromosome 11, mManPen7.hap1, whole genome shotgun sequence, one DNA window encodes the following:
- the LOC118923663 gene encoding cytochrome c oxidase subunit 5A, mitochondrial, producing the protein MLGAALRRCAVAAATRGSPRGLLHPHSAPGPAVAIQSVRCYSHGSHETDEEFDARWVTYFNKPDIDAWELRKGMNTLVGYDLVPEPKIIDAALRACRRLNDFASAVRILEVVKDKAGPHKEIYPYVIQELRPTLNELGISTPEELGLDKV; encoded by the exons ATGCTAGGCGCCGCTCTCCGCCGCTGCGCTGTGGCAGCAGCCACCCGGGGCAGCCCTCGAGGCCTCCTACACCCCCATTCAGCCCCCGGCCCCGCCGTCG CTATCCAGTCAGTTCGCTGCTACTCCCATGGTTCCCATGAAACGGATGAGGAGTTTGATGCTCGCTGGGTGACATACTTCAACAAGCCAGATATCGATGCCTGGGAATTGCGTAAAG GGATGAATACACTTGTTGGCTATGATCTGGTTCCCGAACCCAAAATCATTGATGCTGCTTTGAGGGCATGCAGACGGTTAAATGATTTTGCTAGTGCAGTTCGCATCTTAGAGGTTGTTAAG GACAAAGCAGGACCTCATAAGGAAATCTACCCCTACGTCATTCAGGAACTTAGACCAACTTTAAATGAACTGGGAATCTCCACTCCAGAGGAACTAGGACTTGACAAAGTGTAA
- the RPP25 gene encoding ribonuclease P protein subunit p25: METFRKVRSEEAPVGGGAEEGGPGSGPFGDLAPGAVHMRVKEGSKIRNLLAFATARMAQPATRAIVFSGCGRATTKTVTCAEILKRRLAGLHQVTRLRYRSVREVWQSLPPGPAPGQKPGEPVASLSVLKNVPSLAILLSKDALDPRQLGYQPPNPHPGPSSQPAAPVCRRSRGDPAAGEGSAKRARTEPGAAAEDRTA; encoded by the coding sequence ATGGAGACCTTCCGTAAGGTGCGCTCAGAGGAGGCTCCGGTGGGGGGCGGGGCCGAGGAGGGCGGCCCCGGCTCCGGCCCCTTTGGCGACCTGGCGCCGGGCGCCGTGCACATGCGAGTGAAGGAGGGCAGCAAGATCCGGAACCTGCTGGCTTTCGCCACCGCCCGCATGGCGCAGCCAGCCACGCGCGCCATCGTCTTCAGCGGCTGCGGTCGGGCCACCACCAAGACCGTCACGTGCGCCGAGATCCTCAAGCGCCGCCTGGCCGGCCTGCATCAGGTCACGCGGCTGCGCTACCGGAGCGTGCGCGAGGTGTGGCAGAGCCTCCCGCCCGGGCCCGCGCCGGGTCAGAAGCCCGGTGAGCCAGTCGCCAGCCTCAGTGTACTTAAAAACGTGCCCAGCCTCGCCATCCTACTTTCCAAGGATGCTCTGGATCCGCGCCAACTTGGCTACCAACCCCCGAACCCTCATCCTGGCCCTTCGTCGCAGCCAGCCGCGCCAGTGTGCAGGAGGAGCCGTGGGGACCCTGCAGCCGGAGAAGGCTCCGCGAAACGGGCACGCACTGAGCCAGGTGCTGCTGCAGAGGACCGGACGGCCTGA
- the LOC118923661 gene encoding rabphilin-3A-like, with product MKAGFERRREEGEKLTPQGHYELTGCPFPGTPQDQEWPRSPAAGDKRLRARTSEPSGPVLRSASPPPRRSESRWTFASRCMGDGPAPGSPARTLGSGALRRKSRSKPGPPPRPSSRGAHGDSRNHSSFEAQKLQRMAGPGKPQTRAVVGLPGQQFQLGPRKCPAAAGI from the exons ATGAAGGCAGGATTTgagaggagaagggaagaaggTGAGAAGCTGACGCCCCAGGGTCATTATGAGTTGACTGGGTGCCCCTTTCCGGGAACCCCACAGGACCAAGAGTGGCCCCGATCTCCTGCCGCAGGAGATAAACGACTTAGAG CTCGCACCTCCGAGCCTTCAGGCCCTGTTCTGCGGAGCGCGTCACCGCCCCCCAGGAGGAGCGAGAGCAGGTGGACCTTTGCGTCACGATGCATGGGTGACGGACCCGCCCCCGGATCTCCTGCTCGCACGTTGGGGTCAGGGGCCCTCAGGAGGAAGTCCCGCTCCAAACCTGGACCTCCGCCCCGCCCCAGCTCCCGCGGGGCCCACGGGGACAGTCGGAATCACAGCAGCTTTGAGGCACAGAAACTGCAGCGTATGGCGGGGCCTGGGAAACCTCAGACCCGGGCAGTTGTGGGACTTCCAGGGCAGCAGTTTCAACTAGGCCCGAGAAAATGTCCCGCAGCGGCTGGAATCTAA